The genomic region CGATTCGCAACATTCCCGTTGGTACGACTATCCACTGTATCGAAATGAAACCCGGTAAAGGTGCTCAAATCGCACGTTCTGCCGGTGCTTCTGCGGTATTGCTGGCTAAAGAAGGCGCGTACGCTCAAGTCCGTCTGCGCTCTGGCGAAGTCCGTAAAATCAACGTAAATTGCCGTGCGACCATTGGTGAAGTTGGTAACGAAGAGCAAAGCCTGAAAAAAATCGGTAAAGCCGGTGCCAACCGTTGGCGCGGTATTCGTCCGACCGTACGCGGTGTTGTCATGAATCCTGTCGATCACCCGCATGGTGGTGGTGAAGGCCGTACGGGCGAGGCCCGCGAACCGGTCAGCCCATGGGGTACTCCTGCTAAAGGCTACCGCACTCGTAATAACAAACGCACGGATAACATGATTGTTCGTCGCCGTTACTCAAATAAAGGTTAATTTAGTATGGCTCGTTCATTGAAAAAAGGCCCATATG from Neisseria meningitidis harbors:
- the rplB gene encoding 50S ribosomal protein L2, with product MAIVKMKPTSAGRRGMVRVVTEGLHKGAPYAPLLEKKNSTAGRNNNGHITTRHKGGGHKHHYRVVDFKRNKDGIPAKVERIEYDPNRTAFIALLCYADGERRYIIAPRGIQAGAVLVSGAEAAIKVGNTLPIRNIPVGTTIHCIEMKPGKGAQIARSAGASAVLLAKEGAYAQVRLRSGEVRKINVNCRATIGEVGNEEQSLKKIGKAGANRWRGIRPTVRGVVMNPVDHPHGGGEGRTGEAREPVSPWGTPAKGYRTRNNKRTDNMIVRRRYSNKG